The bacterium nucleotide sequence TCGGCGAAGCTCCTCCTCGGCTGCGATTTGATTGATACGCTCCTGAGAAGTCGTCAGATAGCCGCGCATTATGAGTGATATTCGCCTGAAAATTCCCAATTTAACGCTCTCACATAATGAGAAATAATGCTTAATGCGAATTAGCTTGAGTGTAAATTATACACTTTTCAGTCGGCGAAGGCCGACTTCGTGCTGTTGTAACTGCGGTTTCAACCGCACGGCGAATAAATTCGCAGCTACAACTACACAAAGTCCAGGTATATTCGGAACAGCCGCGATTTCTCTCCACAGTATAACTATATTTGTAATTGAGCGAACTATATCCAAGAAACTCAATAGCTTTCGGCATCATCGTGCTTGAAGACATCAATCTATCAGCTTCCCATAACCTTGAACCAGTCCTGAAAGAAGCCGTCAAGCTTCAGTCTTCCATACTATTCTTGAAAACTCTATCGTTTCCCTCTAATACAAATCCGTGTAATAGGCTGCGAGTGGCCAGATGAGCAAGATACACAGCCCAATAGTGGCAGCGAAAACATCAATGACAATTCAGCAAACAGCATTTTCAATATACAACATTGTGAAAATATTAGAAATATATATTTGGTTGCATTCTATATCAAAAAGATATTTACGGGAAGCGAAGGAACATTGTTTACCGAATAAGCTTCATGTTAAACAAGCTCTGCAAAAACAGCCATTGCTTTTGAATTCCAAATAATACTCACACAATCATCATTGGATGTTCTGCTGATAAGTTATCCGGAGTGATTGTTCGTGTCAATTATATATCGCCGAGCCTTGCATGCACAATATATGACTATAAATTACTCGTATGATCACAACAATATCTTTGACGCCACCACAACTGTTGTGGTTTACTGGCATATAGTTCAAGTAATCTGGTCGTAAAGCCGCCACTATCAAATATATGCTTGTTTCTTATTGATTTTTTAGATGAAAACAATTTGTATGTTGAAAGGAGTTTTCTAAATGATCAGGTTGTTTAAAAGCGCACTCCTGTTCTTCTGCATCTATTTAATATCAGCCACATCTCCGATATTGGCTGACACTAAATCTGATTTTCTCTCATCTAACCCAAACATAAGTGGTTGGACTGTTGGCTATCTAGATAACGACCAAACTTTCGCTGCATACAACACGACATTTGATGATGGTTATGGTATCGCCGGTTGGGCTATGAACAATTCTCCAGGTCCAAAGGGAGATGTGACAATCAACTATACAGATCAACCTATTGATAGATACGGCATCCATTGGGAGCCGGGCGAAATACTTGTGCACTCTCCCCTTAGCAGCGGCGGAGTGGCTATTAAGTGGAATGCGACTGATTCGGCAGCGGCTTCGGTGGATGCAAGCTTTGTCGAACACATTTCAGGAGCCAGTCCAAATATTGAGCTGTGGAGTGATGATACCAAGATATACGAATGGGTAATCGCCGGCACTGCAACTCAAAATACTATCTCATCCACTTCGAGTGTGAGCGGCATAGGTGATGTGCTGGAAAAATCATGGTCTTTGACACCGAATTACGCCAGCGAGATAACACTTGTAGTTTTACCCTCAAAGGGTAATATTGCTTCTTACCATCTTGGAGTCTTCCTGAAAGTCAATTTGAAGTCTGCGGATGTGGTTTCCAGTGCCTCGGTTAATTATGGCTGTCGTCTTCCTGTGGTTCAGGCAAAGACCTCTAATCTGCAGATGGCGTCCGAGGCTGGTTCCAATACGGAGGTGGCGACAAAATGAAACGATTACTCATTCTTATAACCACTTGTCTTATTTTACTAGCCAGTCCGTGTTTTGCGACAACTTGTTATGTCACTGCGGATGGCGCAGGGAGCGGCGATTGGAGCAGCCCATACAGCAGCATTCAGGCCGCTATAGACGCAGCCACATCCGGTGATGAGGTTTGGGTCAGAGGCTATAGCGATGGTGTTACCGTATATCCAGAGAATCTGACTTTGAAAAGTGGAGTATCTATCAGGGGCGGTTATACGGGCAACGGCAGTGAACGAAGTGAAAGCTATGTCACTACCGTCTTTCCATCAAGGGGAACAGTAATCTCTGCAAGTAATATACCCGCCAGCCCGACTACTCTTGTTGAATACCTTACCATTAAGACTGCAAGTTCCAACAAGGCATATGCCGGCGGAATCAATTGTGAGAGCGCTTCCCCAACATTCCAGCACTGCCATATCTGTTACTGTCTTGGCTCGGGAGTTGGCGGTATATGTGCTGATATTTATTCATCACCAACAATCGAGGACTGCGAAATAGACCACAATTCTACGATTGATGCTTTATGCGTGGTGGCATTATACTCCGGCATCTGTCGAAGAAACGAGATTCATGACAATTCTGATTACGCTTCAATGATGGGTGCAATATATGTGGGTCCTTATGGAAGCGGAGTTACGATCTCGGATAATCATATTTATTCCAACTCGGCAATCTCGGCAGGCGGTGGGATTTATATCGATAGCACCTCAGTCACATTAACAGGCAACATCATTGAGAATAACTCGGCATACTATGGCAACGGCTTATATTGGAATAAAGGTGCTAATTCCGGCAGCATGTATAACAATGTCATCAAGGGCAACAGCGCCGGAGCTTCAGCGATATATATAAATACAACCGCTTGTACCGGCTTTGTCAACAACACAATCGTTGGTAATACAGGCGATGGCAATTTCAAGCCTGTCGAGATAACCGGCGGCACTCTTGATCTTTATAACAATATAATAGCCAATAACTCCAACTATGGGGTTTATACATCCGGGCAGATAGACTATTCATACTACAATTGTCTGTATAACAACGGCACAAACTTCAATGTCACACCCAGTTACAGCGCAGGGGTGGTTACATCTAGTCCTACATTTGATACGGATGGGTATCATATAACTTCAGATTCCAATTGCTTGAATGCCGGCTACAGTTCCGCTCCGGGACTTCCAACCACGGATTTGGATGGAGACACACGTATTTTATACAGTGCGGTGGACATCGGAGCAGATGAGTATGTTGATGAACTTCCACCATCCCCCGGCACAGCATCAAGTCCAACTTTCAGCAATGGTGCAACTGCGATTCAAGTCGACTATACAGGCGCATCCGATGATGCGAGTGGGCTCAAAGAAGTAGTTCTTTGGTATCGTGAGGGAGTTCATGGTGCGTGGACAGACTCCGGGTTTACTCAAACCGGTGCATCAGGTTCATTCAGCTTCTCGCCTACTAAGCAGACTACGTATTACTTTGACCTTGTTGCTGAAGACAATGCCGGCAACATGTCCAGTGCTGCGGCAGGAGATGGAGACTGCCAAACGATCTGCCAGACTGATCTGTCTTCGAATGCGTCTGGACATGCATTTATTCACAATGAATATCTTTACCCTGGAGGGCCTAAAGTCCGCGTCAGTGCATATGACGATCAAGGCAGCGAATATCGCCAAACGACCATAACATATGGTTCTGAAGGCGAGGTTGTTTCTCAATCAGGCAGCGCCGAATCTGCCGGTTACACATATGACGCGGCGTATAGAGTCAAGACCATAAGTGATGGCAATAACCAGACAACCAGCTACACGTATGACCTGAATGGCAATATAACACTTGTCGAACTGCCTGGAGGCGATACGATCCAGTATACGGAGTATGATCCAATCGGCAATGTATTGGAGCGAATCGATCCCAACAGCGTGACGACCAATTACGTCTACGATGACCCAGAGAGTTTGCTGACGGATATAGAATATCCCGACAGCTCATCTTTGAATGTCCACTACGACTACGATTCTGTATACGGTCGACTCACCAGCGCGCAAGACGGGACCGGAACGACTACATTCGACTATGACGATCTCGATCTGGTAACAAGTGCCACCACTACATACACCAATTTGCCAGCCCGGACTATCGAGTATGATTTCTGGCCGGACGGCAGTCTGGACACTATGACAACGCCTGCAGGCGACTTCACATACACATACGATGCAGCCGGTCGGCCAACGGGCCTTACTAATCCGTTCAGCGAATCCTTTTCTTGGGACTATTATAGTAACGATTGGCTGCAGACACAGACTTCGCCGGTCTCGGAATCGTCATATGAATATAACCCGCGTGGTTTCCTTACGAGCCTTACAAACAGCAAGACAGACCAGACCCTGCTTTCGGAGTTTACCGGCACATCGGGTATGGTCTACGATGCAGTCGGCAATCTGCAGTCGGTGTCGGTGAATATACCCGGTTCGACAGTTCTGAGCGGGACTACTGACTACACATACGATATCAAGAACCAGCTTACTCAGGAGCTTTCGACACGCAACAGCGGCTACACATATAACTTCGTCTATGACGATGCCGGTAACCCAACGACTTTCAAGGGCAGCAGCCGCACATTTAATTCAAGAAACCAGAACACTGCATTTACCTACGATGCCAATGGCAACCCGACAAGCTATAACAGTAATACGCTTGTCTATGACCCGGAGAACCGACTTACTCAGTATGGCAGCGCAATGAACGCCGGATATACAGCCGATGGGCTGCGAGCATGGAAGCAATCCGGCACAACTGTAACTTATTCCCTCTATGCAGGCGGCGTCCCGGTTTGCGAAATGGACGATACCGGCTCTGTGATGGCAATAAACACTTTCGGGCCGACCGGCCTGCTGGCAAGAAGAGACGGTTCCACGAGCACGTTTTATACTTATGACCCGCTGGGAAGTGCAGTCCAGACCCTGGACTCAAGTGGGACAGCGACCTCCACCCAACTATATGACGCTTATGGAAACCTGCTTGCCGGGATCGCCACAACGCCATTCGGCTATGGCGCTCAGTACGGCTACTATACAGATTCCGAGACTGGTTTGCAGCTTCTCTCTCACCGTTATTATGATCCGGCCGAGGGTAGGTTCCTTACTCGTGACCCGATAGGCTATGAGGGAGGAATGAACCTCTACGGATATGTGGAAAACAATCCTGTCAATGCGATTGATCCGAGTGGGTTGTGTGGTGAAACAAGCTTAGGAAAAGAGTTTTTAAAACAACTAAATCCATTTGATCCGAATTCTGCATTTTCCAGGCAAGCTTATTCGATAGGCGATTTTTATCGCGGGCGCTGGAAAAGCGCAGCCGATAACTCCGGTTGGGCACAGATGCAGGAATCTAATGCATCTTCTGGCGAGTTCAAAGCATATGTTGGAACTCAGGTTGTGGCAGGAGTTGCTATCATAAGTGCAATTGCATTGAACGCTGCCGGAACTGCTGCATCTTCAGAAGTTAGTGAACTCGAACTCCAAACCCATCATATTGTAGAGCAACGCAATATAGGGCGATTTGGCAAGGAGCTTATTGATAATCCAGATAATCTTGTCGATATAGAGAAGTCTCTTCATCAGCAGATAAGCAATTTCTATTCGTCGAAGAAACCTTTTCTAACTGGCTCCGACACATTAACCGTTAGGCAATGGATGAACACTATGAATTATGAGCAACAGCTAGAATGGGGCAAAACCATAATTCAGAATATAGCAACTGGGAGATGGTGACAATGGTTGAGGATGATGTATCAAAATTAGTTGATGAATTTGCTGAAGCGATTATCAAGCAAAATCAAGCGATACACTCTGGAACAACAAAGGAAGTTAAACATTATGGCAATAAAATAGGTCCGACTGCGCGGAAGCTGCTACAAAAAGGGGAAGAGGCAAAACGACAGTTTGCTACTTTATTTAGTCATCCGGATCGAGAAGTTAGAGCAAACGCTGCTTTTTATCTCATAAACTCAATGCCTGAAGAAGCATTAGCAGTTTACAAGGAATTGGCACAGGGTGACGATCTTGTAGCACTAGGTGCACAGATGCGTGTCAAAGAATGGGAAGAACGCCAAACATAGCATCAATAAAGCAACTGGGTCTGATAGAAACACAAATATTATGACCCAGCCGAAGGCCGCTTCATCACTCGTGACCCGATAGGCTATGAGGGAGGGATGAACCTCTACGGATATGTGGAAAATAACCCAGTTAATGCGATTGATCCCAATGGGTTCTGCGGGGAAGGTGGTGTCTTGGGCGGACCACCGATGTGGTATGACAAGTTAGCTGATGCAACCGACAAATATCTTCCTGACAGTCCTATACTAGATGCGCTGATTCCAGGTTATTCATCCTTGCGCGGTACGTTTAAGTTTCCTAAGAAGATTGGGCATTGTGGCGAGGGAGCAGGCACATTCGTAGGACGTCCTAGTGTTCGGAATGCACCAGGTTTAGTGGATGATGTAGTTACCGTTGTCACAGTGATTACCGCTGGCGTAGCTGCTGCAGCTCCTTTTGGGGCGGCGGAAGCAACAACTATACCTATCAAAGGCTACACAGGTCATGGTATTGAGCAAGCTATATCGCGAGATGCACATGGTGTTTCAACGAAAGCAATACTCGATGCAGTAAGAAATCCAAGAAAAACAGTTTCACAACCAACACGTGGAACCACTCTTTATGTGGGCAGAGATGCAGTAGTTTCACTTAATCAAGAGGGCAAGGTGGTTACCACATGGGCTAAGAATAGTAATGGGTGGAGGTATAAATAAAGCGATGGATAAACAATCCGCGGTATCACAAGAACAGTTGACACTACTACACGAGGTTATATCGAAATGTAGTCCTGAGTCACTAGCAATACTAGATCATATCGGAGAGTCACCGCTTACCAGTGAACAACGAGAAGAGCTTCGTGAGATCATTTGGATGGAATTCTGTAACACAGGGCTTCGAGAAGATAGCGAGCCAAATGAGAGAGGATTGGTTCTCGAAGGACTCATTGATATGTTGGGCCACTTGTAACTCATAGCCGTTGGATATCTTACTGGATCGATAACTGATTCGGCAGGTTCCTGACTCGTGACCCGATAGGATATGAGGGAGGGATGAACCTCTACGGATATGTGGAGAATAATCCTGTTAATGCGATTGATCCCAGTGGGTTCTGCAGGAGCAAGCTGTGGTGGGAAAAGCTTGAAGACGGCGATTATGTCGGCACCCAGCGGGGAGAATATGCTGCTGAATGGTATGCGGCGCAATATGACAAAACTCACAATCCGCTGTATATCGCCGGTGGTCTATTTTCATCACTCTGGACACCGAAAACGTGGAAAGAAACTGCCCTAACGGTTTCGACCGCTAGTGTTGGTAGTAGTGCAAGTGGCGGAAATCTATAGCACAGGTTACACTCAACAGAGCGGAAGGCCTGGCATTCGAAAATGGCGCTCTTGCCGGGCGAGGAATAGCAGCCAACACTGAGATGGTTGCGGGCAGAACGCTGAGTGGAGCTGTACGAAACACTGTGTTTGATTCTATGGAGGGTGGACTTACAGAGGTAAAGAATGTAGTCTATCAATCATATACTAAGCAGTTGCAGGCGCAAGTAAGCTATGCTGAAGCAACCGGCCAGAGCTATGAGTTTGATTGTAAACACAAGCACAAAGGTGTCCAGACCCTTGCAGGGAGCCATTAAAAACATAGGTGGAACCATAACAAAATTTGATACTGCAACAGGCACGTTTGTACCTTACTGATAGGAGATACTAATGGTCAGAGAAATTGAAATGGATATACTTACACCGAGACGCCTTATGTCCAAAGAAGATGGGCGAGAGGTGCTCGATCTTCTATGCAAAACTTCACCCAATCTCATTCCTGAGAAATGGGGAACGTATGAACCTATTCGCACTCCTTTTGATCCGGCGGATTATGGACCGGCATTAAGTGATTGGGGCAATGTGTTCTTATGGAAGCGCAGACAGCCAAAAACAGAAGGAAGTGTGTGGTCTGCATGGTCTGTACGAAAGAAGACCGGTAGTATTATGGTGACAGTCGATGCCGCGAAAGCTGACGTTGCCGGGTTGATACGGTTACTTGAGATGTCCGCTCCAGGACTCACTCCCCATTTTGCATATATCCATATGCTTACTGAGCAAGACATTGACATTGGCAGATTGAACGATACAGTCGGCTGCTTGGACCCGGAGCGCCAGCGTTATGGACTATGCGTTACCGGCTATCAACTGGAAAAGTACATACCAGAGCTATACTGGGTGACAGTATTCGGCAAGCCCTATGTGGAACTCTTTGGTCTGGACAGACTACTTTGCGCTCCGGCGCCTGTTGTCCGTGAGATTGGCGGCGGATGTGTCTATATTCAGCTCAGCGACAGCATATATGACCTGGAAAATGACTACCAATCCGTCAACAACACAAGACTTGCTGTAAAGAAGCATCTGGACTCCAATGCATTCTTTGATCCTGATGCGCCTAAAGATCACGTGTATAATGTGCCGGCTCTGGAGCTTGAGCCGCTGCCGGATTCGGCGAGATGATTGGTGATTTGAAAACAATAAGGAGCACTCTTGAGATGAAAGCGAAATATATAGTCATAGAATTAGCTGCTGTTGGAATATTGCTTTGCCTGGCAGTAGTTCCTGTGCAGAGTTGGACTTATGATTCCGGCGGCGGTATACTACAAGTGGATAAATGTACTGCAGGTTGTCATGATTGTATGAGCTGCGATTGTCCTCCAATCACAACAACGCAATCAGGTCCAGGCCCAGTATACGGTGTTGTTTACTCAGGCACAAGCGGCTGTTACGCCTACTTACATCTTGCCAGAACATGTTGGAGTAAATGGATATGGAACGGTGGAGGAATCCCTGCAACTACTTGGATAAATGAATTTGCATCGTA carries:
- a CDS encoding DUF2019 domain-containing protein, with the protein product MVEDDVSKLVDEFAEAIIKQNQAIHSGTTKEVKHYGNKIGPTARKLLQKGEEAKRQFATLFSHPDREVRANAAFYLINSMPEEALAVYKELAQGDDLVALGAQMRVKEWEERQT